From the Malus domestica chromosome 17, GDT2T_hap1 genome, one window contains:
- the LOC103405580 gene encoding pentatricopeptide repeat-containing protein At1g80880, mitochondrial produces MALPAIARRLRSKHSQLFLSHTLLPSISYSPSSPCSSQPLLRDLCQTFHRTLIVLPQTPRHFSTLQPFSAQTLNDPLGQRFNTDHPRDSRFTQFLELLKRAADFASEAEAVAFLDESGIEVDRETVLLAIWELREDWKSAFLAFQWGEKWGCCNEEACSLMVWILGSHKKFSTAWCLIRDLHRALMDTRRAMLIMIDRYASANDPCKAIKTFHVMDKFRLTPDQEAFHILLNALCKYGNIEEAEEFMLVNKKLFPLETESFNIILNGWCNISVDVFEAKRVWREMSKCCVTPDATSYTHLISCFSKVGKLFDSLRLYDEMKKRGWIPGISVYNSLIYVLTCENCFKEALKILDKLKEEGLQADATTYNSMICPLCESEKLEEARQMLSAMIANNLSPTTETYNAFLQSTGLEGTLEILNRMKKASLGPSSSTFLMILGKFFRLEQPEMALKIWTEMKQYGVVPDSAHYTVMVQGLAACRLLIKAKEIFSEMKTNGFVEDPKLKRLLEVPGSRVKGKRRRIPVKQATKVNQKQGSTKRWNSLRKSRKKKASIK; encoded by the exons ATGGCACTTCCCGCCATCGCAAGAAGACTGCGAAGCAAACATTCCCAGCTCTTCCTATCACACACCCTACTCCCATCCATTTCTTACTCACCGTCTTCGCCTTGTTCCTCACAACCTCTCCTCCGCGATCTCTGTCAGACATTTCATCGAACACTTATCGTGCTCCCTCAAACCCCTCGCCATTTCTCTACTCTCCAACCCTTCTCAGCCCAAACCCTCAACGACCCCTTGGGCCAACGATTCAACACAGACCATCCCCGCGACTCgcgtttcacccaatttctcgAATTGCTCAAACGCGCCGCCGATTTTGCCTCAGAAGCCGAGGCCGTGGCTTTTCTCGACGAGTCGGGCATCGAGGTGGATCGAGAAACGGTGCTTTTGGCGATTTGGGAGTTGAGAGAAGATTGGAAGTCGGCGTTTTTGGCTTTCCAATGGGGTGAGAAGTGGGGCTGTTGCAACGAAGAGGCTTGTAGTTTGATGGTATGGATTCTGGGGAGTCACAAAAAGTTCAGTACTGCTTGGTGTTTGATACGAGACTTGCATCGGGCTTTGATGGATACGCGGCGTGCAATGCTTATTATGATTGATAG ATATGCATCTGCGAATGATCCGTGTAAGGCCATTAAGACATTCCATGTAATGGACAAGTTCAGATTGACTCCTGATCAAGAAGCATTCCACATCCTCTTGAATGCTCTCTGTAAATATGGAAACATCGAAGAAGCTGAAGAGTTCATGCTTGTAAATAAGAAGCTTTTCCCACTGGAGACCGAGAGCTTTAACATTATTCTGAATGGGTGGTGTAACATATCTGTTGATGTATTTGAAGCCAAGAGAGTTTGGAGAGAAATGTCAAAATGTTGTGTTACACCAGATGCAACTTCTTATACGCACTTGATCTCCTGCTTCTCAAAGGTTGGGAAACTATTTGACTCCCTTAGGCTCTATGATGAAATGAAGAAGAGGGGTTGGATCCCTGGGATCAGCGTTTATAACTCATTAATTTATGTTCTAACTTGTGAAAATTGTTTTAAAGAAGCTCTCAAAATATTGGACAAATTGAAAGAAGAGGGTTTGCAGGCAGATGCTACCACGTATAACTCAATGATATGTCCTTTATGTGAATCAGAAAAGCTAGAGGAGGCGAGGCAGATGTTGAGCGCTATGATTGCTAATAATCTCAGCCCGACCACTGAGACTTACAATGCGTTTCTCCAGAGCACAGGTTTAGAGGGAACTCTTGAAATTCTTAATCGGATGAAGAAAGCTAGTTTAGGTCCCAGTAGCAGTACCTTTCTTATGATTCTTGGAAAGTTCTTCAGATTAGAGCAACCTGAAATGGCATTGAAGATTTGGACGGAAATGAAGCAGTATGGAGTAGTGCCTGATTCTGCACATTACACAGTAATGGTACAAGGGCTGGCAGCTTGTCGGTTGTTAATTAAGGCCAAGGAAATATTTTCTGAGATGAAGACTAACGGATTTGTAGAAGATCCAAAGCTTAAGAGGCTTTTGGAGGTGCCAGGTAGTCGTGTTAAAGGAAAACGGAGACGGATACCAGTCAAGCAAGCAACAAAGGTTAATCAAAAGCAAGGTAGTACAAAGAGATGGAATAGTCTACGCaaatcaagaaagaaaaaggcatcaattaaatag
- the LOC103405581 gene encoding probable disease resistance protein At5g63020, with amino-acid sequence MGNCCSVTLQVTCDALISRCLDCTFGRAAYLCSMEKNLKSLTNALEELKALKNDVDRAEAQEQRRLDQVQWWMSRVKDIQVEVVELLADKDPELQKLCAGGCCSSSCKSSYEYGKNVNEKWKEVDDLISKGRTFDVVAREAPPPEMRQTEQTVGMESMIVELWKELEEPEVGIVGLYGMGGVGKTTLLDQIYNKYLDTPNDFDFIIWIPISRNHRIEKIQNEIGRKIGCSSDKWENKEERQKAQGIFWALRKKKFVLLLDDVWEWVDLKKVGIPNPDETNLSKLIFTTRDEHVCSKMGGRKKRVKCLEEEEAWKLFRENVNVAEDVLSLDPEIPVLARNVARKCAGLPLALIIVGRAMSCKKTAREWKDAIDVLRRSASEFEGMKEVFPLLKLSYDNLSSDQVKACFLYCALFPEDYAIHKDELIYKWMGEEILKEYADVDGALNKGYTIIGTLVRSCLLEDIRGHVKMHDVIRDMALWLACELEETRDNFMVQAGHLLKEIPNVEKWEGVKKMSLMANDLENLDTIPSCPNLHTLFLSNNRLKMVAQNFFNSMSTLRVLDLSKNKDLAQLPSGISKLVSLLYLDLSETCIAALPIELKALVKLIYLNLEHTSELDMIPQNLLSSFSKLRVLRLYNSGTCKSILGDNAHLESELQGLKHLDMLTFTIQTDLISERFFTSNKLLSCTRFLCLEGLSFLDISPLAYMKRAYSLTINSCDRLEYNLNVLNQSSFKHLEAVDVHDCANLSDLTWLVFAPNLKTLSIRSCSNMTEIIRLEKLGEIAQVDEMNQFSKLDELILVSLPQLESIYRDKTLPFLYLKRIEARGCQNLKKLPLNLPKRDLVITGEEEWWNMLGWENEAVERAFLPCFRPYK; translated from the coding sequence ATGGGAAATTGCTGCTCAGTCACTCTGCAAGTGACATGCGACGCCCTCATCAGTCGCTGCCTGGACTGCACCTTCGGACGAGCAGCCTACCTTTGTTCCATGGAAAAAAATCTCAAGTCCCTCACAAACGCGTTGGAAGAATTGAAAGCGCTGAAGAACGACGTCGACAGGGCCGAGGCACAAGAGCAGAGGAGGTTAGACCAAGTCCAGTGGTGGATGTCGAGGGTTAAAGATATCCAAGTGGAAGtcgtcgaattgttggcagacAAAGATCCGGAGCTTCAGAAGTTATGTGCAGGAGGATGCTGCTCGAGTAGCTGCAAATCAAGCTACGAATACGGGAAAAACGTGAACGAGAAGTGGAAGGAAGTCGATGATTTGATATCGAAGGGAAGGACTTTCGATGTGGTGGCCAGGGAGGCTCCGCCACCGGAGATGCGACAGACGGAGCAGACTGTGGGGATGGAGTCCATGATTGTTGAGCTATGGAAGGAACTTGAGGAGCCAGAAGTGGGAATTGTTGGGTTGTACGGAATGGGAGGGGTGGGGAAAACTACACTGCTTGATCAGATCTACAACAAGTACCTCGACACCCCGAATGACTTCGATTTCATAATCTGGATTCCGATTTCAAGAAATCACAGGATTGAGAAAATTCAGAACGAGATTGGGAGGAAAATCGGGTGTTCTAGTGACAAATGGGAGAACAAAGAGGAGCGGCAAAAGGCTCAGGGGATCTTCTGGGCGTTGCGGAAAAAGAAGTTTGTGTTGCTTTTGGACGATGTGTGGGAGTGGGTAGATCTGAAGAAGGTAGGAATTCCAAACCCCGACGAAACAAACCTGTCGAAACTGATATTCACTACTCGCGACGAGCACGTGTGCAGCAAAATGGGTGGTCGCAAGAAAAGAGTCAAGTgtttggaggaggaagaagcaTGGAAATTGTTTAGGGAGAATGTTAACGTCGCGGAAGATGTGCTTTCTCTTGATCCCGAAATCCCTGTCCTGGCTAGGAATGTGGCAAGAAAGTGCGCCGGGTTGCCTCTTGCTCTGATCATAGTTGGCAGGGCAATGTCTTGCAAGAAGACAGCAAGAGAATGGAAAGATGCAATTGATGTTTTGAGGAGATCGGCTTCGGAATTTGAAGGTATGAAAGAAGTTTTCCCACTTCTGAAGCTTAGCTACGACAATTTATCTAGCGACCAAGTCAAGGCTTGTTTCTTGTATTGTGCGTTATTTCCGGAAGACTATGCTATTCATAAAGATGAGTTGATATACAAATGGATGGGTGAGGAAATATTGAAAGAGTATGCCGATGTAGATGGAGCTCTAAACAAGGGTTACACTATCATCGGTACTCTTGTTCGTTCTTGTCTGTTGGAAGATATAAGAGGCCATGTAAAAATGCACGATGTGATTCGTGATATGGCGTTGTGGTTAGCTTGTGAACTCGAAGAAACAAGAGACAATTTTATGGTTCAAGCTGGCCATCTTTTGAAGGAAATACCGAATGTTGAAAAATGGGAGGGTGTGAAAAAAATGTCATTGATGGCCAATGACCTTGAAAATCTTGACACAATACCTTCATGCCCCAATCTACATACCTTGTTTCTCAGTAATAATCGTTTGAAGATGGTCGCTCAAAATTTCTTCAATTCTATGTCCACCCTACGAGTTTTGGActtgtccaagaacaaggatTTAGCCCAGTTGCCATCAGGAATATCGAAATTGGTTTCGTTACTATATCTTGATCTTTCAGAGACATGCATAGCAGCGcttccaattgagttaaaggcATTGGTGAAGCTAATATATCTGAACTTGGAGCATACCAGTGAACTTGATATGATTCCGCAGAATTTACTGTCTAGCTTTTCGAAACTCAGAGTTTTGAGACTATATAATAGCGGTACTTGTAAAAGCATTCTTGGGGATAATGCGCACCTGGAAAGTGAATTGCAAGGTTTGAAGCACTTGGATATGCTAACCTTTACCATACAAACTGATCTTATTTCCGAAAGGTTTTTCACCTCCAACAAGCTACTGAGCTGCACTCGTTTTCTATGCCTTGAGGGTTTAAGCTTTCTTGATATATCACCGTTGGCGTATATGAAACGTGCATATTCTCTTACTATTAACAGTTGTGATCGTCTGGAGTACAACTTAAATGTTTTAAACCAAAGTTCCTTCAAACACCTTGAAGCTGTGGATGTACATGATTGCGCCAACTTGTCGGACTTGACATGGCTCGTCTTTGCTCCAAATCTCAAGACATTATCCATACGCTCATGCTCCAACATGACAGAAATAATCCGACTTGAAAAATTGGGTGAAATTGCCCAAGTAGATGAGATGAATCAATTCTCAAAGCTTGATGAATTGATATTGGTAAGTCTACCGCAGTTGGAGAGCATATACAGAGACAAAACCTTGCCCTTTCTGTATCTGAAGAGAATCGAAGCCCGTGGCTGTCAAAATTTAAAGAAGCTTCCCCTCAACCTCCCGAAACGTGATCTTGTCATCACTGGAGAAGAAGAATGGTGGAATATGCTCGGTTGGGAGAATGAAGCTGTTGAGAGGGCTTTCCTCCCTTGTTTCAGACCATACAAGTAA